The following coding sequences are from one Kallotenue papyrolyticum window:
- a CDS encoding gluconeogenesis factor YvcK family protein: MRVRISERIVTIGGGTGSFTMLSELKKVAEHLRAIVAMTDSGGSSRRLMDEFGRPLPLGDLRQALVAMSRSSRLWGDLFSYRFPAAENGAIGGHSLGNLILHALQDQNGGDLLAALEDAEELLNTAGHVIPVTLEATTLCAELSDGTILRGETTIDRPVDRPLLPIRRVFLDPPVRATSRARKALERADKVLIGPGDLYTSVIPCLLVDGICDAIRSCEGEIIYICNVMTKRGETDGFRASDFVREIHRYLGRRVDTVIVNTGEYPPDVVARYAAEGAHPVEADLPALQRLVPRVLTGVFFSAERLIRHDAERVILAIWPELIGSHGPTV; the protein is encoded by the coding sequence ATGCGCGTGCGCATCAGCGAACGCATTGTCACCATCGGCGGCGGCACCGGCTCGTTCACGATGCTGTCGGAGCTTAAAAAAGTGGCCGAGCATCTCCGCGCGATCGTGGCGATGACCGACTCAGGCGGCTCGTCGCGGCGGCTGATGGACGAGTTCGGGCGGCCGCTGCCGCTCGGCGATCTGCGCCAGGCGCTGGTGGCCATGTCGCGTTCCAGCCGCCTGTGGGGCGACCTGTTCAGCTACCGCTTCCCGGCCGCCGAGAACGGCGCGATCGGCGGCCACTCATTGGGCAATTTGATCCTGCATGCGCTGCAGGACCAGAACGGCGGCGATCTGCTGGCGGCGCTGGAGGATGCCGAGGAACTGCTCAATACCGCCGGCCATGTGATTCCGGTGACCCTGGAGGCGACTACGCTCTGCGCCGAGCTGAGCGACGGCACGATCCTGCGCGGTGAAACCACGATCGACCGTCCGGTTGACCGGCCGCTACTGCCGATCCGCCGCGTCTTTCTCGACCCACCGGTGCGCGCCACCTCGCGCGCGCGCAAAGCGCTGGAGCGTGCCGACAAGGTGCTGATCGGGCCCGGCGATCTCTACACCAGTGTGATCCCCTGCCTGCTGGTCGATGGCATCTGCGACGCAATCCGCTCCTGCGAGGGCGAGATCATCTATATCTGCAACGTCATGACCAAACGCGGCGAGACCGATGGCTTTCGCGCCTCCGACTTCGTGCGCGAGATCCACCGCTACCTGGGCCGTCGCGTCGATACAGTAATTGTCAACACCGGCGAATACCCGCCCGACGTCGTCGCCCGCTACGCCGCCGAGGGGGCCCACCCCGTCGAAGCTGATCTGCCGGCGCTACAACGCCTGGTGCCGCGCGTGCTGACCGGCGTGTTCTTCTCCGCGGAGCGGCTGATCCGCCACGATGCCGAGCGCGTCATTCTGGCGATCTGGCCCGAACTGATCGGCAGCCACGGGCCGACCGTGTAG
- a CDS encoding A/G-specific adenine glycosylase, which translates to MSTSESSPALPVVLDAQRLATLHRHLLAWFEQYGRDLPWRRTRDPYRILVSELMLQQTQVERVRPKYEAFLQQFPTLEALAQASPGEVIRAWSGLGYNRRALHLQRAARAVLEQYGGRFPDTPAALERLPGIGPYTAGAVACFAFERDVAFMDTNIRRVLTRLFAGPAALADREVLRIAAAVLPAGQGWAWNQALIELGALVCTAARPRCQGCPVRSACHAYAVWRASDAQVFDAPPPTRPARAIAERRAPFETTQRYFRGRVVELLRGLPPGAWMSLAELGPQVKRDWREVDRAWLQQLLEGLAQDGLIELDRETGRARLP; encoded by the coding sequence ATGAGCACGTCTGAGTCATCGCCGGCGCTGCCGGTGGTCCTTGATGCGCAGCGCCTGGCGACGCTACACCGCCATCTGTTGGCCTGGTTTGAGCAGTACGGCCGTGATCTGCCCTGGCGCCGTACGCGCGATCCCTACCGGATTCTGGTCTCCGAGCTCATGCTGCAGCAGACGCAGGTTGAGCGCGTGCGTCCCAAGTACGAGGCGTTTCTGCAACAGTTTCCTACGCTGGAAGCGTTGGCGCAGGCCTCGCCCGGCGAGGTGATTCGCGCCTGGTCCGGTCTGGGCTACAACCGCCGCGCGCTCCACCTGCAGCGTGCCGCGCGCGCCGTGCTGGAGCAATATGGCGGACGTTTCCCCGACACGCCCGCGGCGCTCGAACGGCTACCTGGCATCGGGCCCTACACCGCCGGCGCGGTGGCCTGTTTTGCCTTTGAGCGCGATGTCGCCTTCATGGATACCAACATCCGGCGCGTGCTGACACGGCTGTTCGCGGGTCCCGCGGCGCTTGCCGACCGCGAGGTGCTGCGCATCGCCGCCGCGGTGCTGCCCGCCGGCCAGGGCTGGGCCTGGAACCAGGCGCTGATCGAACTGGGCGCGTTGGTCTGTACAGCGGCGCGTCCGCGCTGTCAGGGCTGTCCCGTGCGCAGCGCATGCCACGCCTATGCCGTCTGGCGCGCCAGCGACGCGCAGGTCTTTGACGCGCCACCGCCAACGCGGCCTGCGCGGGCGATCGCCGAGCGCCGCGCGCCCTTTGAAACCACCCAACGCTACTTCCGTGGCCGGGTAGTGGAACTGCTGCGCGGCTTGCCTCCCGGCGCGTGGATGAGTCTGGCAGAGCTCGGACCGCAGGTCAAGCGCGACTGGCGCGAGGTCGATCGTGCCTGGTTGCAGCAACTGCTCGAAGGCTTGGCCCAGGATGGCCTGATCGAACTGGATCGCGAAACGGGCCGCGCGCGTCTGCCCTGA
- a CDS encoding histidine phosphatase family protein: MHESTTLYLIRHGETEWNRIGRWQGHRDVPLSDLGREQARALAERLAREQVRIDAVYASDLRRALETAQILAAPLQLEVVALPALREIDIGPWSGLTRAEIIERFPGAFVEYDLPPGSESHTAFTERVFEALVRLAAEHRGQRIAVVTHGGAVRAALRVMQQLNGDEQPVPHIGNTSITEVRYTGKRWQVLRCNDLRHLRMPQAPDLLAPEPANEADSAV, from the coding sequence ATGCACGAGAGTACAACGCTGTATCTGATCCGTCACGGCGAGACTGAGTGGAATCGCATTGGGCGTTGGCAGGGCCATCGCGATGTGCCGCTGTCGGACCTGGGCCGCGAGCAGGCGCGCGCCTTGGCCGAGCGCCTGGCGCGCGAGCAGGTGCGCATCGACGCGGTCTATGCCAGCGATCTGCGGCGCGCCCTGGAGACCGCCCAGATCCTGGCCGCGCCCCTGCAGCTTGAGGTTGTGGCGCTGCCGGCGCTGCGCGAGATCGACATCGGTCCGTGGAGCGGCCTGACGCGTGCCGAGATCATCGAGCGCTTTCCCGGTGCGTTCGTGGAGTACGATCTGCCGCCGGGCAGCGAAAGTCATACGGCCTTTACGGAGCGCGTCTTTGAGGCACTTGTGCGGCTGGCTGCCGAACATCGCGGCCAGCGCATCGCCGTGGTGACGCATGGCGGTGCCGTGCGGGCGGCGCTGCGCGTGATGCAGCAGCTCAATGGCGACGAACAGCCCGTGCCGCATATCGGCAACACCTCGATCACCGAGGTGCGCTACACCGGCAAGCGCTGGCAGGTGCTGCGCTGCAACGATCTGCGCCACCTGCGCATGCCTCAGGCGCCCGACCTGCTCGCGCCGGAGCCGGCCAACGAGGCCGACAGCGCGGTTTGA
- a CDS encoding TIGR04086 family membrane protein, giving the protein MRRRQGIQWHAVLAGSVVDMLLSLVISAVGAALDPAIMSGMFFRSPGGALVGVLLVLAVVIGGWIAGRLAEHERFLHGFMVGGIGIILMLITSLAEGSPPLDAILLQFVATLLAGCAGQLSQWPVARLRK; this is encoded by the coding sequence ATGCGACGCAGACAAGGGATTCAATGGCATGCCGTGCTGGCCGGATCGGTTGTGGACATGCTGCTTTCGCTGGTGATCAGCGCTGTCGGCGCGGCGCTCGACCCCGCGATCATGAGCGGCATGTTTTTTCGCTCGCCGGGGGGCGCGCTCGTAGGTGTGCTGCTGGTGTTGGCGGTCGTCATCGGCGGCTGGATCGCCGGACGCTTGGCCGAGCATGAGCGCTTTTTACACGGCTTCATGGTGGGCGGCATCGGCATTATCTTGATGCTGATCACCAGCCTGGCCGAAGGCTCGCCACCGTTGGATGCGATCCTGTTGCAGTTCGTCGCCACGCTGCTGGCGGGCTGTGCCGGCCAGTTAAGCCAGTGGCCGGTGGCGCGGCTGCGGAAGTAG
- a CDS encoding response regulator — translation MSEPIPAIIIVEDEPLILAIVSRVLRDLQLDYDIITANSAASALAQARHRRCPLLITDYLLGGTDGLTLAREFKARYQSAVIMITAYATPELRAATRSGQIDYFLTKPFLVRDLEQAVRAVLP, via the coding sequence GTGAGCGAGCCGATCCCGGCGATCATTATCGTGGAGGATGAGCCGTTGATCCTGGCGATTGTCAGCCGTGTGCTGCGCGATCTGCAACTGGACTACGACATCATCACCGCCAACAGTGCCGCTAGCGCACTGGCACAGGCTCGCCATCGTCGTTGCCCGCTGCTGATTACCGATTATCTGCTAGGCGGCACCGACGGTTTGACGCTGGCGCGTGAGTTCAAGGCGCGCTACCAGTCTGCCGTGATCATGATCACTGCCTATGCCACGCCGGAGCTGCGTGCCGCGACGCGTAGCGGCCAGATCGATTATTTCCTGACCAAACCGTTTTTGGTGCGTGATCTGGAGCAGGCAGTCCGCGCCGTGCTGCCGTAG
- the otsB gene encoding trehalose-phosphatase — MPEQHLASVLAARPCGLLTDIDGTISPIAPTPEAAQVSPAAREYLRALARHLALVGVVSGRAAADAAALVGLPELVYVGNHGLEIWRGGSAQPMPEALPYVPLIARVLDEARAAINLPGVIVENKGVTGAVHYRLSTDPASAGPAIGALLRDLCARHGLKLTPGRMVWEIRPPLEADKGTAVRALAQQYGLRGLIFLGDDRTDADAFAVLRDLRRQGAALTLAIGVAADETPREVRELADVLVPGVAGAESVLAQAAALAAAQDATTRDQGPTR; from the coding sequence ATGCCTGAGCAGCACCTCGCCAGCGTGCTGGCGGCGCGGCCCTGCGGCTTGCTGACCGACATCGACGGCACGATCAGCCCGATCGCGCCGACACCCGAAGCCGCGCAGGTCTCGCCGGCGGCGCGTGAGTACCTGCGTGCGCTGGCCCGCCATCTGGCGCTGGTCGGCGTGGTATCGGGGCGCGCCGCCGCGGATGCCGCGGCGCTGGTCGGCCTGCCTGAGTTGGTGTACGTCGGCAACCACGGCCTGGAGATCTGGCGCGGGGGCAGCGCGCAGCCCATGCCGGAGGCACTGCCCTACGTGCCCTTGATCGCGCGCGTGCTGGACGAAGCGCGTGCAGCCATCAATCTGCCGGGCGTGATCGTCGAAAACAAGGGTGTGACCGGCGCAGTCCACTACCGTCTCAGCACCGATCCGGCGAGCGCCGGACCGGCCATCGGCGCGCTGCTGCGCGACCTTTGCGCGCGCCATGGCCTGAAGCTAACCCCTGGACGCATGGTCTGGGAGATCCGCCCGCCACTGGAAGCCGACAAGGGCACTGCCGTGCGCGCGCTGGCGCAGCAATACGGCCTGCGCGGGCTGATCTTCCTCGGCGACGATCGCACCGACGCGGATGCCTTCGCCGTGCTGCGCGATCTGCGCCGGCAGGGCGCGGCGCTGACGCTGGCGATAGGCGTCGCCGCCGACGAAACGCCGCGCGAGGTGCGCGAGCTGGCCGACGTTCTGGTGCCCGGTGTTGCAGGCGCGGAGTCCGTCCTGGCGCAGGCTGCCGCGCTGGCTGCCGCGCAGGACGCCACAACGCGCGACCAAGGACCCACGCGCTAA
- the larC gene encoding nickel pincer cofactor biosynthesis protein LarC — MLAYFDCFSGISGDMALGALVDAGLDLERLIAELRKLNVPGWEIEARREVRYGVAGTRLLVRAPETATHRHLSDIRQILEASALDDEVRARALAVFQRLAEAEAAAHGTDVESVHFHEVGALDAIVDIVGVVAGLKLLGVTRVYASPLPLGSGWISMAHGRLPVPGPAVLRLLGAVNAPIQPDDTPFELTTPTGAALLAELATFERPAMRLGASGYGFGQRDIGRLNAVRVWLGTASAAAQGDSGPNECVVLLETNIDDQPAEQLAYVAEQLMRRGALDVWWTPIGMKKGRGALMLSILARPDDERRMVELVFRETTSLGLRRRVLERWTCERHTREVQTPWGAVRVKEQRWRGERLGVHPEFEDCARIAREQDIPLRRVYAAAQEAADHA, encoded by the coding sequence ATGCTTGCCTATTTCGATTGCTTTTCCGGCATCAGCGGCGATATGGCGCTCGGCGCGCTGGTGGATGCCGGTCTTGATCTGGAGCGGCTGATCGCCGAGCTGCGCAAACTGAACGTGCCCGGCTGGGAGATCGAGGCCCGGCGTGAGGTGCGCTACGGCGTCGCCGGCACGCGGCTGCTGGTGCGCGCTCCGGAGACGGCCACGCACCGCCACCTGAGCGATATCCGGCAGATCCTTGAGGCGTCCGCGCTGGATGACGAGGTACGCGCGCGCGCGCTGGCGGTGTTTCAGCGCCTGGCCGAGGCCGAGGCCGCCGCACACGGCACGGATGTCGAGTCGGTGCACTTCCACGAGGTCGGCGCGCTGGACGCCATCGTCGATATCGTGGGCGTGGTGGCCGGGCTGAAGCTGCTGGGCGTCACGCGCGTGTATGCCTCGCCCCTGCCGCTGGGCAGTGGCTGGATCAGCATGGCGCATGGTCGGCTGCCGGTGCCAGGCCCCGCCGTGCTGCGGTTGCTGGGCGCCGTCAACGCGCCGATCCAGCCCGATGATACGCCCTTCGAGCTGACCACGCCCACCGGCGCGGCGCTACTGGCCGAGCTGGCAACCTTTGAGCGTCCGGCCATGCGGCTGGGCGCCAGCGGCTATGGCTTTGGCCAGCGCGACATCGGCAGGCTCAACGCTGTGCGCGTCTGGCTGGGCACGGCCAGCGCCGCGGCGCAGGGCGACAGCGGGCCGAACGAATGCGTCGTTCTGCTCGAAACCAACATCGATGACCAGCCCGCCGAGCAGCTCGCTTATGTCGCCGAGCAGCTCATGCGCCGGGGCGCGCTCGATGTCTGGTGGACGCCGATCGGCATGAAAAAAGGGCGCGGCGCGCTGATGCTGTCGATCCTGGCGCGTCCCGACGATGAGCGGCGCATGGTCGAGCTGGTCTTCCGCGAGACCACCAGCCTGGGCCTGCGGCGGCGCGTGCTGGAACGCTGGACCTGCGAGCGCCACACGCGCGAGGTGCAGACGCCTTGGGGCGCCGTGCGCGTCAAGGAGCAGCGCTGGCGCGGCGAGCGCCTGGGCGTTCATCCCGAATTCGAGGACTGCGCGCGCATCGCCCGCGAACAGGACATTCCGCTGCGTCGAGTGTACGCCGCGGCGCAGGAGGCTGCCGACCATGCCTGA
- a CDS encoding MBL fold metallo-hydrolase: protein MSQRMVILGAGTALPDRDRDNTFLVWDTPQGGWLIDCGGRAYQQLLRADCAPLQLQGVILTHNHPDHIYGLPALLFHLWLAGYDGVLPIYANPPTLATARRLIEALELEQHGHMCRVVWHALPQDAAQTIVERADLRITTMPVCHTRPTLGVRIEDRRAGRLLAYSADTAPCPALERLAQGAHTLIHEATARHADEGHGHTTPRQVGALAAQAGVARVVLIHYSAEYVMPEEQALAEVRAGGFTGEARIARELEAYTLEEH from the coding sequence ATGAGTCAGCGCATGGTGATCCTCGGCGCGGGCACGGCGCTGCCCGACCGCGATCGCGACAATACCTTTCTGGTATGGGACACACCGCAGGGCGGCTGGTTGATCGATTGTGGTGGCCGCGCCTATCAGCAGTTGTTGCGCGCAGATTGCGCTCCACTGCAGCTGCAGGGGGTGATCCTGACGCACAACCATCCCGACCATATCTATGGCCTGCCGGCGCTGCTGTTCCACCTGTGGTTGGCGGGGTATGACGGCGTGCTGCCGATCTACGCCAATCCGCCCACGCTGGCGACGGCGCGGCGACTGATCGAGGCGCTGGAGTTGGAACAGCACGGCCATATGTGTCGTGTGGTCTGGCATGCGCTGCCGCAGGATGCCGCGCAGACGATCGTGGAGCGCGCCGACCTGCGCATCACGACCATGCCGGTATGCCATACGCGGCCCACGCTGGGCGTGCGCATCGAGGATCGCCGCGCAGGACGGCTGCTGGCCTACTCCGCCGATACTGCGCCCTGTCCCGCGCTTGAGCGCTTGGCGCAGGGCGCGCATACGCTGATCCACGAGGCCACGGCGCGCCATGCGGATGAAGGGCACGGCCATACTACACCGCGACAGGTCGGCGCGCTGGCGGCGCAGGCCGGCGTGGCGCGGGTGGTGCTGATCCACTACAGCGCGGAGTATGTCATGCCCGAGGAGCAGGCGCTGGCCGAGGTGCGTGCCGGTGGGTTTACAGGCGAGGCGCGCATCGCGCGCGAATTGGAAGCCTACACGCTGGAGGAGCATTGA
- a CDS encoding putative quinol monooxygenase: MLARLVRLYLHPAQVEAFLALYAEARPRIEAQPGCLGVQLVRQQDDAAAFATWSLWTDAEALERYRHSPFFGELWPRVRRLLRRPAEAVSFEVVASSFAPQRATPPA, encoded by the coding sequence ATGCTGGCGCGTCTCGTGCGGCTGTACCTACACCCCGCGCAGGTGGAAGCCTTTCTGGCGCTGTATGCCGAGGCCCGACCGCGCATCGAAGCGCAGCCGGGCTGCCTCGGCGTGCAGCTTGTGCGCCAGCAGGACGATGCGGCGGCCTTTGCCACCTGGAGCCTGTGGACCGATGCCGAGGCGCTGGAGCGCTACCGGCACAGCCCGTTCTTTGGCGAACTCTGGCCGCGCGTGCGGCGCTTGTTGCGCCGGCCCGCCGAGGCGGTTTCGTTCGAGGTCGTCGCCAGCTCGTTCGCGCCGCAGCGCGCTACGCCGCCAGCGTGA
- a CDS encoding glycosyltransferase 87 family protein, producing MDRSHESGRARRRAAQPAIEPLATARGAGPLLTAAAALLLGVLLRLPTANFSGPPTQSDFNRYIFQHLGAYSDITSLWFRDQLWNHPVPYLDYALEYPVGLGLLIWLISAGSVDVMGYFLLTAVVLIGCGLLTVALVARFPAANPWLLALAPALPLYGVLNWDLASILLMVAALLALRQRREGWGALLLALAIWTKFFPIVLAPLVLLERVLQRRWRDALRFGAVIVGVSLALNLPVALQRSAAGWQVRESWLHFFRFNQQRPREVNLWNLFDRWGLTLEQINLFSALLLVGGLGGLALLLVWQHARDRAWHQEVLLPAALAAIAWFFFINKVYSPQYSLWLITLLALLAAPPLLVALFGAVDIMYFAASFVLLYLSETGNPASGWFYGAAMLPAMVLRETLILVMILYALWRIVQPTLPASRVNYG from the coding sequence GTGGATCGCTCGCATGAGTCTGGCCGCGCGCGACGACGCGCGGCACAGCCCGCCATCGAACCGCTGGCAACGGCGCGCGGGGCCGGCCCGCTGCTGACGGCGGCTGCCGCCCTGCTGCTGGGCGTGCTGCTGCGCCTGCCGACGGCCAACTTCAGCGGCCCGCCGACGCAGAGCGATTTCAACCGCTATATTTTCCAGCACCTGGGCGCCTACTCCGACATCACCTCGCTCTGGTTCCGCGATCAGCTTTGGAACCATCCGGTGCCCTACCTCGATTACGCGCTGGAGTATCCGGTCGGGCTGGGGCTGCTGATCTGGTTGATCAGCGCGGGTAGCGTCGATGTGATGGGCTATTTCCTCCTTACCGCAGTGGTGCTGATCGGCTGTGGCCTGCTGACGGTCGCGCTGGTAGCGCGCTTCCCCGCGGCCAATCCCTGGCTGCTGGCCCTGGCGCCGGCCCTGCCGCTCTACGGCGTGCTGAACTGGGACCTGGCCAGCATCCTGTTGATGGTCGCCGCGCTGCTGGCGCTCAGGCAGCGGCGTGAAGGATGGGGCGCGCTGCTGCTGGCGCTAGCGATCTGGACCAAATTCTTCCCGATCGTGCTGGCGCCGCTGGTGCTGCTGGAACGCGTCCTGCAGCGTCGTTGGCGCGACGCGCTGCGTTTCGGCGCGGTCATCGTCGGTGTCAGCCTGGCGCTCAATCTGCCCGTGGCGCTGCAGCGCTCGGCAGCGGGCTGGCAGGTGCGCGAGAGCTGGTTGCATTTCTTCCGCTTCAACCAGCAGCGTCCGCGCGAGGTCAACCTGTGGAACCTGTTCGACCGCTGGGGTCTGACGCTAGAGCAGATCAACCTATTCAGCGCGCTGCTGTTGGTTGGCGGCCTGGGCGGACTGGCCCTGCTGCTGGTCTGGCAGCACGCGCGCGACCGCGCCTGGCATCAGGAGGTGTTGTTGCCGGCGGCGCTGGCGGCGATCGCCTGGTTCTTCTTCATCAACAAGGTATACAGTCCGCAGTACAGCCTGTGGCTGATCACGCTGCTGGCGCTGCTGGCTGCGCCGCCGCTGCTGGTCGCGCTCTTCGGGGCGGTGGATATCATGTATTTCGCGGCCAGCTTTGTGCTGCTCTACCTCAGCGAAACCGGCAACCCGGCAAGCGGCTGGTTCTATGGCGCGGCCATGCTGCCGGCAATGGTGCTGCGCGAAACGCTGATTTTGGTTATGATTCTGTATGCCCTGTGGCGTATCGTGCAACCAACCTTGCCAGCTTCGAGGGTGAACTATGGCTGA
- a CDS encoding glycosyltransferase family 4 protein, protein MGALTQRATRHSADRQAASAPLRVLMLARAVFPLHGYGGIERHVFHLVTHLARQDVAVELVVGRPADGDDPEQGLQQLLAAARLSAAPIQLHYLPYDRTSPWLRPNSILGRQINYPLFALAEGALARRLLGAGRIDVVHTQGLCALGFGWERRLRPQLRRIPFIANPHGLEEYRTPDWRKRLAYLPFRALYSWSHRQADRVIATDACTQDDLPHYLGVAPARVAVIPSAIDVEEALGAVDRQTREALRQRLALAEYDPILLSVSRLERNKGYHVLLEALAQARDTLGARWRWLLVGEGKEAAALRAQAAGLGLGEHVCLVGRLSDRELHSLYEEVDLFIHPTLYEGSSLVTLEAMIHRLPVIASAAGGIPDKVLPGRNGLLVPPGDAAALAAAIRSALQRRAEWPHWGAESARIVRTTFDWPIVARRTRQEYQRLLAEKHCGSLA, encoded by the coding sequence ATGGGGGCGCTGACGCAGCGCGCAACCCGCCACTCGGCCGATAGGCAGGCCGCATCAGCGCCGCTGCGCGTGCTGATGTTGGCGCGGGCGGTCTTTCCCCTGCACGGCTATGGCGGGATCGAACGGCATGTCTTTCATCTAGTGACGCATCTGGCGCGGCAGGATGTCGCCGTCGAGCTGGTGGTGGGACGGCCTGCCGACGGCGATGATCCCGAGCAGGGGCTGCAACAGCTCCTGGCCGCCGCACGCTTGAGCGCCGCACCGATCCAGCTGCACTACCTGCCCTACGACCGCACCTCGCCCTGGCTGCGGCCCAACAGCATTCTGGGACGGCAGATCAACTACCCGCTCTTTGCGCTGGCCGAGGGCGCGCTGGCGCGGCGGCTGCTCGGTGCCGGACGCATCGATGTGGTCCATACCCAAGGGTTGTGTGCCCTTGGCTTTGGTTGGGAGCGCCGGCTACGTCCACAGCTACGGCGCATCCCGTTCATCGCCAATCCGCACGGCCTGGAGGAGTACCGCACGCCCGATTGGCGCAAGCGCCTGGCCTACCTCCCCTTCCGCGCGTTGTACTCCTGGAGCCATCGCCAGGCGGATCGCGTCATCGCCACCGACGCCTGCACGCAGGACGATCTGCCGCACTACCTGGGCGTAGCGCCCGCGCGGGTGGCGGTCATTCCTTCGGCGATCGACGTCGAGGAGGCGCTGGGCGCTGTGGATAGGCAGACCCGCGAGGCGCTGCGCCAACGCTTGGCGCTGGCCGAGTACGATCCAATTCTGCTGAGCGTGAGCCGGCTGGAGCGCAACAAGGGCTACCACGTGCTGCTGGAGGCGCTGGCGCAGGCGCGCGACACGCTGGGCGCGCGCTGGCGCTGGCTGCTGGTCGGCGAGGGCAAGGAGGCCGCAGCGTTGCGCGCGCAGGCTGCCGGGCTGGGCCTGGGCGAGCATGTCTGTCTGGTAGGCCGCCTCAGCGACCGCGAGCTGCATTCGCTCTACGAGGAGGTCGATCTGTTCATCCATCCGACGCTGTACGAGGGCTCGTCGCTGGTTACGCTCGAAGCGATGATCCACCGCCTGCCGGTGATCGCCAGCGCGGCGGGCGGCATTCCCGACAAGGTGCTGCCGGGCCGCAACGGCCTGCTGGTGCCACCCGGCGACGCGGCGGCGCTGGCAGCCGCCATCCGCAGTGCACTGCAACGGCGCGCCGAGTGGCCGCACTGGGGCGCGGAGAGCGCGCGCATCGTGCGCACTACCTTCGACTGGCCGATCGTGGCGCGGCGCACACGTCAGGAGTACCAACGCCTGCTTGCGGAGAAGCATTGTGGATCGCTCGCATGA
- a CDS encoding TolB family protein: MKRILCLALVAMLALAGCGRPAGGVVEGSLPGAPVTQVAPSATTAATPTQPPPTSTALPTPTLLPSATPSPGATASATPPPAPSPSATPAGAGAAGTTPEGIAIRPDLPGKLAFTRGNTIMLYVPRSGALTVLIEDGRDPQFSPDGAQLAFVREDGLYLAAADGSNARRVVEGRGLRWPRWSDDGSKLVYQQPIEAQSNASVLYVLELALGTPVRIAEGADPAWDPAGKRIAYVTAVPNSSAGPRRNELHLVNWRGQNDWPVVRGLPADTPAIGIPGNQVPPAQLEHVMVTPLWNADGSALYVPAFVLYQALTDFTILERADPVNGGSVFVAQGAFGRGTAAPNRQVAVFEVPSARGDVQLSVYPLNETDDRQRYAWAATSEVALHAAPAWAPDSNALAALRCRPETPGACDLILRAPGRSDSQVLIPQALTGEDAVMGEQQLTWGR, encoded by the coding sequence ATGAAGCGCATACTTTGTCTGGCACTCGTTGCCATGCTCGCGCTGGCAGGCTGTGGTCGGCCAGCGGGCGGCGTGGTTGAAGGCTCGCTGCCCGGCGCGCCTGTCACCCAGGTGGCGCCCAGTGCCACTACCGCGGCCACGCCAACCCAGCCACCGCCCACGTCAACAGCGCTGCCGACGCCTACGCTGCTGCCGAGCGCCACCCCCTCGCCCGGCGCCACCGCCAGTGCCACGCCGCCACCGGCGCCCAGCCCCAGCGCCACGCCGGCCGGCGCCGGCGCGGCCGGCACAACGCCAGAGGGCATCGCCATCCGGCCTGATCTGCCCGGCAAGCTGGCCTTCACGCGTGGCAACACGATCATGCTGTACGTGCCGCGCAGCGGTGCGCTCACGGTGCTGATCGAAGACGGGCGCGATCCGCAGTTCTCGCCCGACGGCGCGCAACTGGCCTTTGTGCGCGAAGATGGCCTGTACCTGGCCGCCGCCGACGGCAGCAACGCGCGTCGCGTCGTTGAGGGCCGCGGGCTACGCTGGCCGCGCTGGAGCGATGACGGCAGCAAACTGGTCTATCAGCAGCCGATCGAGGCGCAGTCGAATGCGAGTGTGCTGTATGTCCTCGAACTGGCACTCGGCACGCCGGTACGCATCGCCGAAGGCGCCGATCCGGCCTGGGATCCCGCCGGCAAGCGCATCGCCTACGTCACGGCAGTGCCCAACAGCAGCGCCGGCCCGCGCCGTAATGAGCTACATCTGGTCAACTGGCGCGGCCAGAACGACTGGCCGGTGGTGCGCGGGCTGCCCGCCGATACGCCGGCGATCGGCATTCCCGGCAACCAGGTGCCACCGGCCCAACTGGAGCATGTGATGGTCACGCCGCTGTGGAACGCCGACGGCTCGGCGCTCTACGTACCGGCCTTCGTGCTCTACCAGGCGCTCACCGACTTCACGATCCTAGAGCGCGCCGACCCGGTCAATGGCGGCAGCGTCTTTGTGGCGCAGGGCGCTTTTGGACGCGGCACCGCCGCGCCGAATCGGCAGGTGGCCGTGTTCGAGGTGCCCAGCGCACGTGGCGATGTGCAGCTCAGCGTGTATCCGCTGAACGAAACCGACGACCGGCAGCGCTATGCCTGGGCCGCGACCAGCGAGGTCGCACTGCATGCAGCGCCGGCCTGGGCGCCCGACAGCAATGCCCTGGCCGCGCTGCGCTGCCGACCCGAGACGCCGGGCGCGTGCGACCTGATCCTGCGCGCGCCCGGCCGGTCGGACTCGCAGGTCCTGATTCCGCAGGCGCTCACCGGCGAAGACGCGGTGATGGGCGAACAGCAACTGACATGGGGGCGCTGA